GGTCAACTGACCTCAGCGAACGAGCAGCAGGACTTGGAGCGCGCCAGCGGAAATGTAGGTGTCGAGAGCGATGAGAATAGTCTGATGACCAAAGAAGAAGCTCTTAAAATGCTTCAAGCTGTCCGAGATCGAGACATGTTGCGGCGTTTGCGTCAAGAGCAACTCGAACGAAGCCGCCATATCCCCACCGAGCGAGATTGGTGATGGCTGCTTCATTCCCGTGTGGCATCGCAATCTATAAGGCACCCAACATTATACCAAGTCGTTTTTCAGAGAGATCGTCATGAAATCCATCTTCCATTCATTCCTCCTCGTTGCGCTGTTGGCCGCGACGGCGGTTGCCGCCGAAGTCGATACTCAGATTTCCACGCGTGAGACCTTTGTCGGTCGGCCGGTTGTTTTACAAATCTCAGTTGTTGATGCCGCCGATTATCAAGAACCGGTGTTGCCCAACATTGATGGGTGCGATATTCAATCGCTAGGACGCCCGAGGGAGATGTCTCAGGTCACGATCATTAACGGCCGACGAAGTGAAAGCCGCAGCGCCGTTCTCCAGTATCACGTCACGCCGCGGGAGGAGGGCACGTTCGTGATTCCCGCACTCGAGCTCACTGTCGACGGGAAGCCGGTTGCTACGAAACCGCAGCGTTTCGTGGCCTCCAAAAGTGAAACTGGCGATCTGATGTTCGTCGAGATCGATGGTGATCAAAAACAGGTTTACGTGGGAGAGCCACTCGATCTCACGCTGAAGATCTGGGTCAAGCCTTTTCGTGACCCCGCGACCGGGCAGACGCTGTCTGAAGGTGATATGTGGAGCACAATATCCGCGTCGACTTTGTGGGGTGGATTTAGCGACCAGGTCGAAACCATGAAGAGAAACCGACAGCGTCCTCGTGGAGAAGAAGTGCTGCGGGACGACGGAACCGGCCACGAACGCAGTTATTACCTCTACCGCATTGAAGCGACCGTCTATCCGAAACGGGCGGGCAGCATTAGCGCAGATGATGTACAGATTGTTGTCGACTATCCCACGGCACTGGGCCAAGCACGCTCGCCCTTCGGCAGATCTTTTGCTGACGACTTCTTCGGTGGCCGTTCACCATTCTCAAGTATGATGGACGATGATCTCTTCGGTGCACCTTTTGGTCGCGGTTTGGCCATCACCGAATCGCGTCCGATCATCGGCGAGGTCGCTGTGGATGCCACGGAAGTACGACCTGTTCCAACCGAGGGACGCCCCCATGACTACCGCGGTGCGGTGGGACAATACCAAATCGTCACGCGAGCTACCCCGACAACGGTGGATGCGGGCGACCCGATCACACTTAACATCGGCATCAGAGGCACAGGCCCGATGGAGCTGGTACAGGCGCCACCACTGTCTACGCTGCCCGAATTAACTGAGGAATTCAAGGTTCCCGACGAATCATTGGCCGGGTTTGTCGAAGACGACATGAAAGTTTTCTCGACAACCATCCGCCCGCGCCAGGCCGGAGTTGAAGAGATCCCTCCGATTCGCTTTAGCTTCTTCAACCCAGACACAAAAGAATTTGAAACGGTGATGAGTGATCCGATCGCGATCACGGTCGCCGAATCGGAAACTCTCGCACTCGACTCGATTGTCAGTAGTGCAACGGGCTCGTCACCAGGCGCATCTCAAGCTTCGCTGGACCGTCACCTTCCGAACTTCACCAACGATAGCGGACCAGGCGTGCTCGAAACACAGTCGCCACGATCCACAACGGATGGGTGGTGGG
This genomic window from Allorhodopirellula heiligendammensis contains:
- a CDS encoding BatD family protein — translated: MKSIFHSFLLVALLAATAVAAEVDTQISTRETFVGRPVVLQISVVDAADYQEPVLPNIDGCDIQSLGRPREMSQVTIINGRRSESRSAVLQYHVTPREEGTFVIPALELTVDGKPVATKPQRFVASKSETGDLMFVEIDGDQKQVYVGEPLDLTLKIWVKPFRDPATGQTLSEGDMWSTISASTLWGGFSDQVETMKRNRQRPRGEEVLRDDGTGHERSYYLYRIEATVYPKRAGSISADDVQIVVDYPTALGQARSPFGRSFADDFFGGRSPFSSMMDDDLFGAPFGRGLAITESRPIIGEVAVDATEVRPVPTEGRPHDYRGAVGQYQIVTRATPTTVDAGDPITLNIGIRGTGPMELVQAPPLSTLPELTEEFKVPDESLAGFVEDDMKVFSTTIRPRQAGVEEIPPIRFSFFNPDTKEFETVMSDPIAITVAESETLALDSIVSSATGSSPGASQASLDRHLPNFTNDSGPGVLETQSPRSTTDGWWAFVIVPPLVWIIAVIVKYWSVLRANMPSFRSPRAACLAAIERAQSADDVQEALVGFILKRSRVPANDPSDDSVASATRAVGALRLIGLYHVASEAESFLLSRHAAGTAALETSVATANTLVERVDHAISANKRSRIKRKRLPRPANGAMPTTMHSSRHGTTSLMGAILITCMAAATSLAGETAGAPGTAPQDPLDGKVQNATTDVDDVRLALTFEQQQTLLSEATEAYELALAKSQSDSADAKELLTAARTKYQMLIDSGIRNAELYTNLANAEFQTGQLGRAIAHYENAILFDPANAQARTNLAFADEQVRRGTSVVEPVSGVRGINNQVVNYLGRNTLIWLLAVSSIAFWGVLTIRLFHRLFPVWGWATVPFLLLIISLGSVVLTESNPRLPWNAVIVSDTVNLHAGDGTEFETVVNIDAAQGHRVEVINRRGNWSQIRTSEGQTGWLPDKDLQTVSAT